A segment of the Trichocoleus sp. FACHB-46 genome:
GGGTAATTGGGGAATATTCTCAGGCCCTTCCCAAACCAAGTGCAATACCGCAAAAATTCCACTAGCGATCGCGCCTGCCAGCCAAAGCGAGTAGTCTTGCTGCAATTGATTCAGAAGAAACCCGCGAAAAATTAGTTCTTCAGTCACACTCACCCAAAGCCCTAATACCAGCGTTGGTAGCCAGATGCGCCAACTCCAGCTGCTAGTTTTGCCAGCTTCAGAAACAGAATTTTGTCGTGAAATTTGAGAGGATAGCGGCCACTGAATCCAACCTAAAGCTACTTGGAACCCGAACAAAACTGCTAAGCCTAAAATACCTAAAATCAGCCCTAATCCTGAAGAGCCGAAGAAAGCAGCCGTTCTAGTTAAGCCATAACCTGAGAAAGGCACCCCTTGAATTCGAGCAAACCCCCAGAGAATTAGAGGGGCAATTAAATAAAGGGGAGCAAGTAAAGGTAATTTTTGTGAGGGAGTAATGGGTTGAGGAGGTTGCCACTTGAGCGCGATCGCTAGCGGAATTCCCAAGGGCAACCAAACCACGACCCAAACGATAAAAAAAACAACTGCCTTAATGATTGCTGATGCTTCTATAAAAGACGAAATCATCAGGTGAGTTGCTTGATCTAACATAACTAGAGGGCACGACGAAGAGAAACAATAGAACTTGGGAGTTCAGCGTTAGTGAGGAGCAAGGGCATGACAGGTAAATGTCTCAATCCATCGTTAAAAAGATGTATTTTTTAAGCTCATGAAGCTAACAGATTGGCAGAAATCTTAAATTTAATGACTTGTGCACTACCAATCCTGACGTTTCTCGATCCGCAACCCCAAGCCTGAGTGGCTTCATGTCATTGATTAATTGACACCTCAGACAGGGTTAAGCAGAAATTTACCTGTTAACTCCCGCGATCGCTCTATTAATTGTCTTCATGCCTGAAGCAAACTAGAAGAAGTATTTATTCCTCGTCTAGCTCATCATCATCGACTGCCCTACCACCATTGCGATCGGCATCTACCTGAATCAGATGAATGTGTTTGTAACCAAGTTTGATTTCAAACTCATCACCTGGCTTTAATCCCATTGCCTGGGTGTAAGTTGCACCAATGACAATTTGGCCATTTTTGTGCACACTAACGCGATAGGTCGGTTCTCTACCACGGCCATCCTTCGAACCTTCAGGGCTTAAAGGAATACCCCTAGCAGCCAGAAGTGCATCATAGAAATCAGTCAAATTAACCCGAGTCTGGTCATTTTTTGTGACCGTGTAGTAACCGCAGCGCTTTGCCGTTTCCCGCCGAGGTAAGTGAGAAAGTTCTTTTACTTTTTGCAGTAGCGCTTTGCCCGTCAATGGGGCTGTTGGCGTTTCAGTTTCAGTCATCACTTTGCAAAATATCCTTTGCTCTCTAGGAGGGTAAATAAGAAATGCCAGTGTGTGGCTTTATAAAAAATATATCCTCTAATCTATATGTTTTGACAAGACTTTTACTAATTAGTTTTATCACTAATAT
Coding sequences within it:
- a CDS encoding CPBP family intramembrane glutamic endopeptidase, whose amino-acid sequence is MLDQATHLMISSFIEASAIIKAVVFFIVWVVVWLPLGIPLAIALKWQPPQPITPSQKLPLLAPLYLIAPLILWGFARIQGVPFSGYGLTRTAAFFGSSGLGLILGILGLAVLFGFQVALGWIQWPLSSQISRQNSVSEAGKTSSWSWRIWLPTLVLGLWVSVTEELIFRGFLLNQLQQDYSLWLAGAIASGIFAVLHLVWEGPENIPQLPGLWLMGMVLVLARQVDGGSLGLACGLHAGWIWGIASLDAAQAIAYTGKGPTWMTGLGQQPLAGVMGLLFLVGTGVGLWWLGAGGFIANRY
- a CDS encoding AbrB family transcriptional regulator → MTETETPTAPLTGKALLQKVKELSHLPRRETAKRCGYYTVTKNDQTRVNLTDFYDALLAARGIPLSPEGSKDGRGREPTYRVSVHKNGQIVIGATYTQAMGLKPGDEFEIKLGYKHIHLIQVDADRNGGRAVDDDELDEE